The sequence TACAGTAAATTGGAGTTAATTTGGCAGCAGGAGATGATGTGGAAATATAATCTGCCATTTTCAGTTTGTTTAGAAACGTATATGCAGTAAATTGTCTGAATTTATAATAAAAGACACATGTAGATGAGGTGGGCAGGCATACATAACCAACTTTTGTCTTTACTTCCGGATTTTTGAATTGGCTTTAGAATCCAAACACCTTTATTTAGACATCAAGACTTGTATACATCACATCACAAATATATTCTTCATTTTAAGTCATGTACTAATCCATCAATTTTGTATCACTCATCACACTGCACACATTGTTCGTTGCCTGTCTAGCTCTATTAACATTATCACAACTCGTTAATTATTTGACATGTACACATAACGATATAAGTGACATAAATTTTCTTGACATGTGCACATCCACATCTcataatataagtatatattgaAAAATGAAAGAGATGTTTTGGTAGTGCAGGTTGCAAGCTGGGGAGCTTATCTTCTGTCACGGAATGTGCTAACGATGTCGTTTGCACCTAGAGATACACATGAAGCACAGGTGCAGTTTGCTCTGGAGCGAGGGGTTCCTGCTCTGATTGGTGTCATTGCCTCCAAGAGGCTCCCTTACCCTTCACGAGCCTTCGACATGGCTCATTGCTCGCGCTGCCTCATCCCGTGGGGCCAATATGGTACACCACCCTCCATCGATCTTACCTGTTATGATGATAAACGAAATGCTGATTATATGTTTGGTTTGTTGAATAGATGGTGCTTACTTGATGGAAGTGGACCGTGTGTTGAGGCCGGGTGGATACTGGATCCTCTCCGGCCCACCAATCAACTGGAAGAAACACTGGAGAGGGTGGGAGAGGACAATGGATGATCTCAACGCAGAGCAGCTGCAGATCGAGAACGTTACAAAGAGTTTATGCTGGAAAAAGTTGGTGGAGAGAAACGATATCTCGATTTGGCAAAAGCCTCTCAATCATTTGAGCTGCAACAAGTTGAAGAAGAGCTCTTCCTTTTGTCCTGCACATGATCCTGACAAAGCCTGGTTGGTCTTCCTTTTTTGCACACCTCTGCTCGAGCTCCAAGTATGGTATCATAAATGGAATGATATTGTTGCAGGTACACGAGCTTAGAGACGTGTTTGACCCCCCTGCCTGAGGTTTTCGATGCAGGGGAGGTAGCCGGAGGCGAGGTGGAGAAGTGGCCGCGTAGATTGAGAAGTGTGCCTCCGAGGATTAGTAGGGGGAGTGTTGATGGAGTTACACCTGAGATTTTCCAAAAGGATTCACAGTTGTGGCATAAGAGAGTTGCCTATTACAAGAACATCAACAACCAGCTTGGGCAGGCTGGGAGATACCGTAACATCCTTGACATGAACGCCTTCTTGGGTGGATTCGCTGCTGCTTTGGTTCAAGATCCTCTTTGGGTGATGAACATAGTCCCCGTCGAGGCTAAGGCCAACACGCTAGGCGCCATCTACGAGCGAGGCCTGGTTGGGACTTACCAGAGCTGGTATGTGCTTTTACACATCTCATTCATTCATCTATATATGTATTTCTCCTTTGACATTGATTTTGGTTTAGGTGTGAGGCCATGTCAACTTATCCCAGAACATACGATCTCATTCATGCTGATTCCGTTTTCACGCTCTACAAGGATAGGTATGGTCGTCTGCTCTTGAGCAAGCTCGTGTATAAATTGTTTTCTTTGTCCAACTGCGACTAAATGGTGGCGATGATCTTGTTAGGTGCGAAATGGAAGATATCATGTTGGAAATGGATCGAATTTTGAGACCGGAAGGAGGTTTGATCATTCGAGACGATGTAGATGTGTTGTTGAAGGTGAAAAGGATTGCAGACGCATTGAATTGGGATAGTCGGATTGTGGATCATGAAGACGGGccattagagagagagaaactttTGTTTGCAGTGAAGTTGTATTGGACAGCGCCAGCTTCTGCAGATGAAATTTGATTTACatatttgttttctttatttcttctttgtcttttgtttacaacaaaaaaattgttaatGTTTTTGCTTGCTCTCTAATCGATTTCAACTGCCTATATTAAGATTTGGTGTCGGATTTTGTTCTTTGATTAGGAAGTCATAGTGAGATAAATATATGTACAAGTAAGGTTTGTGTGGTGTATGCATTAGCATTAGACGAGTCAAATGCTGTGTTGCACTTTGAATGTAGTGATCTCTTGATTTGATACATTGTGGTGCCAACTCAACCTAAACTGCACAAATCAGCAgattattgattattttcttgtATACTAGTTTGATCTAGAAGAATACTGACCTACGATTTTAGTGTTATAGTATTAGTTTGATCTAGAAGAATACTGAGCTACGATTTTAGtgttaaatttaaaaacatcCTGTAAAATTTTACATAATGATGCATATTATCCACCAAGGAactaaaattcatatatattcaaACAAATTATCCATCCACAATTACAAGAGTTGTATCCAAATGTGAAAAGTATAATTTTGTTCATATTGAAAAATACTAATATGAACAAAATTATGTCAATATGAGAGGGCTTGAAGTGTGAAGGTGTTTAGAGTTTGAATAGCCCATTCTATTTCAGGCCCAATTATGTcgttgtttctttttttggtggAAAGCGCAATTCCGCAGTTGAATAGATCAAAGTAAAGCGTGTTTGATTTGTCACATTATCTGTTTTTCTTTAAGATAACTTTTCTAGAAACATTTCTCTAATTAAGAATATTATATTTCCTGAAATgttagcattttttttattgatcgCTATTGGTTGGACATGTATATAGAAAGTTGGGGAGTCACGAATTTaaggggtgtattagttcaaggcTTTAATAGATTTCTCCAGACTTTTAAAGtttgggtgtattagttcaagacttttaaaaatctatgaaaatttgggtgtattcgttcaagacttttaaaagtctataaaaatctgggtgcattcgttcaagacttttaaaagtctgtgaaaatttgggtgtattcgttaatTTATGGACTTTAAagttggaatgactttcattgatttcgttgaaaaaataggcatgaacaaatccgaaggcagaccacgagaattcacaaatcttACAAGATCCCCGCGCTCGCTGGGTGTCAGCGCCCGCTGCCAAGAAGCCAGTGGGCGCTGGACCCTAGTGCTCGTGTCCAACGAAGCCAGCGCTCGTTGGGGCGCCGCGGCCGCTCGGTCACTGGAATTCATTGTAGCCAGCGATCGCTGGGCTTAAGCGAGCGCTGGCTCTCAAACGCTCGCGTGAACCCAGCGCTCGCAAGGTCTCCACGCCCGCTggctttgtggatttcaactcCGGAAAAATCACGACAAATTCttgctaattcattaaaaatccgaccaagaattcattcaaaatcatgaagaattcGTGAGAATTCtaaacttttaaaatccatgaaattttaaaatctacataagtcttgaactaatacaccttCCTTAGTTCGGAGGGCTGAACTTGTATGGTGTATTGGGTTCGGGGGTGGTaagtcccaatttttttttcttttggcattttatacattttagatattttttttaaaattaaaagacaatcataatagaaataattattattaaattatgttttataaagaaaagaaaagaaaaaacaaacttaaaaaaaaatccttgaaAGCTTAGAGAAAACAGACTAAAGGTCGGGTCTCattaaaagtttttatttttaaagaaaacccagtggaaattttaaaaaagaaaaggagtgACCGTCTAAAATCGATCAATGAAAGAAACTGAAGACAAGAAATAAAACGGGAGCGGTTATGATAAACAGCATTACCGGACTTCGAACTAGTCACATCACCCAATAACTGATATCATTCGGAAGACAGTTCGAGCAATGATAATTAGGAAGCTTCGGACTAAGCATCACCTTCCAATTAGCTATGCTCGAACACCCACCGCAGCCTAAAGAAAGCGAGAAGAAATCGTGGTCCATCCGATCACCTAATGGAGCTACCACGCCATCTGTTTGTCGAAATGCCATGGATATatagaaataaatcaataatagCACAAACTTTCCTAAAGCTGTAGGACCAAAAAGAACCCAAGTGTCTGACCTCATACCATAGTATCTGCTCGTAGGATACTCGTATGCCAATTATTTAGCAACTCGCACATAACTATGCGTGGACATGTCTCTTTTAACagatgagatcctctgtcccagaATATTATGTGTACTAcatgtaccactcttcattttttttattttataaattattttttataaaaataaaaattattattatattataaactctaattagtatttattattgaaaaattatataccctaacttttaattaatgaacccaaataatctattattaattcaaataaatataaaaaataattataaaccctaaatggatgagtgaacctttgttaattatctttatattatataaaagcataataaattaaaattaaataaaaaataatttaaaaatataaagaaatgaagagtggtataCGTGGTaaacactatattttgggaca comes from Salvia miltiorrhiza cultivar Shanhuang (shh) chromosome 3, IMPLAD_Smil_shh, whole genome shotgun sequence and encodes:
- the LOC131014568 gene encoding probable methyltransferase PMT16 — protein: MGGSSPAHYTPLSKPTPTAVSFFKKSKLYPLAIVTILCSLSYLFGAWHHAGATTDPSLGTTINCFTTSRNTTNAPTTTNAQQQQQLDFATHHTAQDDIAATAAIKEFPPCDVKYSEYTPCEDQERSLKFERDRLIYRERHCPEKKELLKCRIPPPHGYQNPFKWPLSRDLAWYANVPHKELTVEKAVQNWIRFEGDRFRFPGGGTMFPNGADAYIDDIGKLINLKDGSIRTAIDTGCGVASWGAYLLSRNVLTMSFAPRDTHEAQVQFALERGVPALIGVIASKRLPYPSRAFDMAHCSRCLIPWGQYDGAYLMEVDRVLRPGGYWILSGPPINWKKHWRGWERTMDDLNAEQLQIENVTKSLCWKKLVERNDISIWQKPLNHLSCNKLKKSSSFCPAHDPDKAWYTSLETCLTPLPEVFDAGEVAGGEVEKWPRRLRSVPPRISRGSVDGVTPEIFQKDSQLWHKRVAYYKNINNQLGQAGRYRNILDMNAFLGGFAAALVQDPLWVMNIVPVEAKANTLGAIYERGLVGTYQSWCEAMSTYPRTYDLIHADSVFTLYKDRCEMEDIMLEMDRILRPEGGLIIRDDVDVLLKVKRIADALNWDSRIVDHEDGPLEREKLLFAVKLYWTAPASADEI